A section of the Nilaparvata lugens isolate BPH unplaced genomic scaffold, ASM1435652v1 scaffold5525, whole genome shotgun sequence genome encodes:
- the LOC111057499 gene encoding gastrula zinc finger protein XlCGF57.1-like isoform X1 encodes MDFEGGEYSYRCHSGSRPVQIQPNNMDGQGQDNSGSMTHSQHQGPDMDICDWPIHGSDEAEDIIEEKYQIQHNMDNQVVYLDHNYSKHRFEIIVLKPEVLIEEEEHQQHEGIVEEEEIQQENDTGIQIESIYSLSTDRLNCDPFIPEHMKVENVEESYETHSETLVDIEDNYSDTIFTNSESIRIPTGLCISNSVVQGGLSSINRSVDETLGNTSINDSDEDLNEVDLLIKNARKKSNLTQHLRFHTGERPFSCDFCDYKAIKKSNLTQHLRIHTGEKPYTCDFCDYKAIKKSSLTKHIRTHTVERPFSCDFCDHKATNKSALTQHLRIHTGERPFSCDFCDYKANQKSDLTKHIRIHTGERPYSCDFCDYKSYQKSDLTRHIRTHTVERPFSCNFCDYKSTQKSALTQHLRIHTGERPFSCDFCDYKATEKSALTQHLRTHTGERPYSCDLCDYKATQKSALTQHLMIHTGERPFSCDLCNYKAIKKSNLTQHLRTHTGERPFRCDFCDYKSTHKSALNRHLRTHTKERP; translated from the exons ATGGATTTCGAA GGAGGAGAGTACAGCTACAGATGCCACAGTGGATCCAGACCAGTCCAGATTCAGCCAAACAACATGGATGGTCAAGGTCAAGACAACTCAGGGTCAATGACACATTCTCAACATCAAGGACCAGACATGGACATCTGTGATTGGCCGATCCATGGATCAGATGAAGCTGAAGACATCATTGAAGAAAAGTACCAGATTCAGCATAACATGGATAATCAGGTTGTATACTTAGACcacaattattcaaaacatcGATTTGAAATTATAGTGCTAAAGCCAGAGGTTctgattgaagaagaagaacaccAACAACATGAAGGAATAGTGGAAGAAGAGGAGATTCAGCAAGAAAATGATACAGGCATACAGATTGAAAGCATCTATTCTCTTTCAACAGATAGACTGAACTGTGACCCCTTTATACCTGAACACATGAAAGTTGAAAATGTAGAAGAATCTTATGAAACACACTCAGAAACATTAGTGGATATTGAAGACAATTATTCtgatacaatatttacaaattctGAAAGTATAAGAATACCAACAGGACTATGTATATCAAACTCTGTCGTTCAAGGAGGTTTAAGCTCCATCAATAGATCAGTTGATGAAACTCTTGGGAACACTTCGATCAACGATTCTGATGAAGACCTCAATGAGGTGGacttattaattaaaaatgcaAGAAAGAAATCAAATCTCACCCAACATTTGAGGTTTCACACTGGAGAGAGACCATTCAGCTGTGATTTCTGTGACTACAAAGCAATAAAGAAATCAAATCTCACCCAACATTTAAGGATTCACACTGGTGAAAAACCCTATACCTGTgatttttgtgactacaaagcaaTAAAGAAATCATCTCTCACCAAACATATAAGGACTCACACTGTAGAgagacccttcagctgtgatttttGTGACCACAAGGCAACAAACAA ATCAGCTCTCACCCAACATCTAAGGATTCACACTGGAGAgagacccttcagctgtgatttctGTGACTACAAAGCTAATCAGAAATCTGATCTCACCAAACATATAAGGATTCACACTGGAGAGAGACCCTACAGCTGTGATTTCTGTGACTACAAATCTTATCAGAAATCTGATCTCACCAGACATATAAGGACTCACACTGTAGAGAGACCCTTCAGCTGTAATTTTTGTGACTAcaaatcaacacaaaaatcagCTCTCACCCAACATCTGAGGATTCACACCGGTgaaagacccttcagctgtgatttctGTGACTACAAAGCAACAGAAAAATCAGCTCTCACCCAACATTTGAGGACTCACACTGGAGAGAGACCCTACAGCTGTGATCTCTGTGACTACAAAGCAACACAAAAATCAGCTCTCACCCAACATCTAATGATTCACACTGGAGAgagacccttcagctgtgatttatGTAACTACAAAGCAATAAAGAAATCAAATCTCACCCAACATTTAAGGACTCACACTGGAGAGAGACCCTTCAGATGTGATTTCTGTGACTACAAATCAACACATAAATCAGCTCTCAACAGACATCTGAGGACGCACACTAAAGAAAGACCCTAG
- the LOC111057499 gene encoding gastrula zinc finger protein XlCGF57.1-like isoform X2, which produces MDFEGGEYSYRCHSGSRPVQIQPNNMDGQGQDNSGSMTHSQHQGPDMDICDWPIHGSDEAEDIIEEKYQIQHNMDNQVVYLDHNYSKHRFEIIVLKPEVLIEEEEHQQHEGIVEEEEIQQENDTGIQIESIYSLSTDRLNCDPFIPEHMKVENVEESYETHSETLVDIEDNYSDTIFTNSESIRIPTGLCISNSVVQGGLSSINRSVDETLGNTSINDSDEDLNEVDLLIKNARKKSNLTQHLRFHTGERPFSCDFCDYKAIKKSNLTQHLRIHTGEKPYTCDFCDYKAIKKSSLTKHIRTHTVERPFSCDFCDHKATNKSNLIQHIRIHTGERPFSCDFCDYKANQKSDLTKHIRIHTGERPYSCDFCDYKSYQKSDLTRHIRTHTVERPFSCNFCDYKSTQKSALTQHLRIHTGERPFSCDFCDYKATEKSALTQHLRTHTGERPYSCDLCDYKATQKSALTQHLMIHTGERPFSCDLCNYKAIKKSNLTQHLRTHTGERPFRCDFCDYKSTHKSALNRHLRTHTKERP; this is translated from the exons ATGGATTTCGAA GGAGGAGAGTACAGCTACAGATGCCACAGTGGATCCAGACCAGTCCAGATTCAGCCAAACAACATGGATGGTCAAGGTCAAGACAACTCAGGGTCAATGACACATTCTCAACATCAAGGACCAGACATGGACATCTGTGATTGGCCGATCCATGGATCAGATGAAGCTGAAGACATCATTGAAGAAAAGTACCAGATTCAGCATAACATGGATAATCAGGTTGTATACTTAGACcacaattattcaaaacatcGATTTGAAATTATAGTGCTAAAGCCAGAGGTTctgattgaagaagaagaacaccAACAACATGAAGGAATAGTGGAAGAAGAGGAGATTCAGCAAGAAAATGATACAGGCATACAGATTGAAAGCATCTATTCTCTTTCAACAGATAGACTGAACTGTGACCCCTTTATACCTGAACACATGAAAGTTGAAAATGTAGAAGAATCTTATGAAACACACTCAGAAACATTAGTGGATATTGAAGACAATTATTCtgatacaatatttacaaattctGAAAGTATAAGAATACCAACAGGACTATGTATATCAAACTCTGTCGTTCAAGGAGGTTTAAGCTCCATCAATAGATCAGTTGATGAAACTCTTGGGAACACTTCGATCAACGATTCTGATGAAGACCTCAATGAGGTGGacttattaattaaaaatgcaAGAAAGAAATCAAATCTCACCCAACATTTGAGGTTTCACACTGGAGAGAGACCATTCAGCTGTGATTTCTGTGACTACAAAGCAATAAAGAAATCAAATCTCACCCAACATTTAAGGATTCACACTGGTGAAAAACCCTATACCTGTgatttttgtgactacaaagcaaTAAAGAAATCATCTCTCACCAAACATATAAGGACTCACACTGTAGAgagacccttcagctgtgatttttGTGACCACAAGGCAACAAACAAATCAAATCTCATCCAACATATAAG GATTCACACTGGAGAgagacccttcagctgtgatttctGTGACTACAAAGCTAATCAGAAATCTGATCTCACCAAACATATAAGGATTCACACTGGAGAGAGACCCTACAGCTGTGATTTCTGTGACTACAAATCTTATCAGAAATCTGATCTCACCAGACATATAAGGACTCACACTGTAGAGAGACCCTTCAGCTGTAATTTTTGTGACTAcaaatcaacacaaaaatcagCTCTCACCCAACATCTGAGGATTCACACCGGTgaaagacccttcagctgtgatttctGTGACTACAAAGCAACAGAAAAATCAGCTCTCACCCAACATTTGAGGACTCACACTGGAGAGAGACCCTACAGCTGTGATCTCTGTGACTACAAAGCAACACAAAAATCAGCTCTCACCCAACATCTAATGATTCACACTGGAGAgagacccttcagctgtgatttatGTAACTACAAAGCAATAAAGAAATCAAATCTCACCCAACATTTAAGGACTCACACTGGAGAGAGACCCTTCAGATGTGATTTCTGTGACTACAAATCAACACATAAATCAGCTCTCAACAGACATCTGAGGACGCACACTAAAGAAAGACCCTAG